One window of the Diospyros lotus cultivar Yz01 chromosome 12, ASM1463336v1, whole genome shotgun sequence genome contains the following:
- the LOC127786775 gene encoding protein FAR-RED IMPAIRED RESPONSE 1-like: MAGIPLHKSYNLAVVETGGYENLTCIERDCRNYVEKLRRLRLGEGDAAAIQSYFSKMQANCPGFFFSINLDEESRLRNVFWADNRCREAYKEFGDIVTFDTTYLTNKYDMPFVPFVGVNHHGQSTLLGCGLVSSEDTETFVWLFRTWFQCMQGQVPNGIITDQHRAMQNAIQIVLPNTKHRWCLWHILKKLPEKFGNHVQKGIIFSTIHELVYDSQTPEEFEQGWIKMVEEHELLDNDWLVRLYIDRSRWVPCFLKTSFWAGMSTTQRSESINAFFDGFVHSKTSLKQFVEQYERALKNKVEKEFQTDFRSFSQMVPCITPYQFEKQFQLVYTISKFREFQEEINKKMYCDIIAVDDECSGTTYKVQEDVVVGGGVKRKKFTILFQRDSCEFICSCHLFEFVGIICRHAITVLICNNVKSLPEKYILRRWKRDVTRCHTRVAINYDGWINSPGQLRYDQLCKAFTDVADLAAYDEGRTEKLMEWIQFKKNELSTSKSISGRNHLFQAIVHASSDERMMENALSENILDPNCSRSKGRPKKLRKKGPLESKSKRDKAIRGGADVVIAVGGDELFMRTPICPPLMTRGGGNGPITKGRHRRPALKQGKGEAMTTVWTSGAGATRQSMTRRRWGGGNDDEESKSPEEVNDDKSAVGDDQSMTKRASKVEEAAVQAV, encoded by the exons ATGGCTGGAATTCCGTTACATAAAAGCTATAACTTAGCAGTTGTCGAAACAGGTGGATATGAGAATTTGACATGCATTGAAAGAGATTGTAGAAACTATGTTGAAAAGCTTAGACGGTTACGATTAGGGGAAGGAGATGCGGCTGCAAtacaatcttatttttcaaaaatgcaagCAAATTGCCCTGGTTTTTTCTTTAGTATCAATTTAGATGAAGAGTCTCGATTGAGAAATGTGTTTTGGGCCGATAATAGGTGCAGAGAAGCATATAAGGAGTTTGGTGATATTGTGACCTTTGACACCACatacctcacaaataaatatgatatgcCATTCGTCCCTTTTGTTGGGGTGAATCATCACGGACAATCTACGTTGCTCGGATGTGGGTTAGTGTCAAGTGAGGATACAGAGACGTTTGTTTGGCTATTTAGGACATGGTTTCAATGCATGCAAGGCCAGGTGCCTAATGGAATAATTACGGACCAACACAGGGCTATGCAAAATGCAATCCAAATAGTATTGCCGAATACCAAACATAGATGGTGTTTGTGGCATATATTGAAGAAGTTGCCTGAAAAATTTGGCAACCATGTTCAAAAGGGCATTATATTTTCAACTATACATGAACTAGTTTATGATTCGCAAACTCCGGAAGAATTCGAACAAGGTTGGATTAAGATGGTTGAAGAACATGAATTGCTTGATAATGATTGGTTGGTGAGACTCTACATTGATAGAAGCCGTTGGGTTCCTTGTTTCTTGAAAACATCGTTTTGGGCAGGTATGTCAACAACCCAACGCAGTGAGAGTATAAATGCATTCTTCGATGGGTTTGTCCATTCAAAAACATCATTGAAGCAgtttgttgaacaatatgagcGGGCACTAAAGAATAAGGTTGAGAAGGAGTTTCAAACAGATTTTCGATCATTCTCGCAAATGGTTCCATGTATTACACCATATCAATTTGAAAAACAGTTCCAATTAGTTTACACTATATCAAAATTCAGggaatttcaagaagaaatcaacaaaaagaTGTATTGTGACATTATAGCTGTCGACGATGAATGTTCGGGAACGACGTATAAGGTACAAGAGGATGTTGTAGTTGGTGGGGGtgtgaagagaaaaaaatttaccaTTTTATTTCAGAGGGATAGTTGTGAATTTATTTGTAGCTGTCACCTATTCGAGTTTGTGGGAATTATTTGCCGGCATGCTATCACAGTATTAATTTGTAATAACGTAAAATCACTTCCTGAAAAGTATATATTAAGGAGGTGGAAGAGAGATGTAACTAGATGCCACACGAGGGTTGCAATTAACTATGATGGGTGGATTAATAGTCCTGGGCAGTTAAGATATGACCAATTGTGCAAAGCTTTTACCGACGTAGCTGATCTTGCAGCATATGATGAAGGTCGTACAGAAAAGCTTATGGAGtggattcaatttaaaaaaaatgagcttTCCACCTCGAAGTCAATTAGTGGACGTAATCATCTATTTCAAGCGATTGTTCATGCAAGCTCCGACGAGAGAATGATGGAGAATGCTTTAAGCGAGAATATATTAGATCCTAATTGCTCAAGAAGTAAGGGAAGGCCTAAGAAGCTTAGAAAAAAGGGCCCGTTAGAGTCGAAATCAAAAAGAGATAAG GCCATCCGTGGAGGTGCTGATGTTGTGATTGCAGTTGGGGGTGATGAACTCTTCATGAG AACACCCATTTGCCCACCCCTAATGACAAGGGGAGGCGGGAATGGGCCAATAACGAAGGGGAGACACAGGAGGCCGGCACTCAAACAAGGCAAGGGGGAGGCAATGACAACAGTGTGGACGAGCGGAGCAGGAGCTACGAGGCAGTCGATGACTCGACGACGGTGGGGCGGTGGCAATGATGATGAGGAGAGTAAGAGCCCGGAGGAGGTTAACGATGACAAGTCAGCCGTCGGCGACGATCAATCGATGACGAAGAGAGCAAGCAAAGTAGAGGAGGCGGCGGTCCAGGCCGTCTAG